In one window of Arachis ipaensis cultivar K30076 chromosome B06, Araip1.1, whole genome shotgun sequence DNA:
- the LOC107645167 gene encoding protein trichome birefringence-like 10 isoform X1 — MLMFTTKPTDMSKPSTETPNTHCDLLTKFKRFKPLEPSLGIASFFLLTLLVFLSCFFYLDYRGLRSWGTTLLGLHLPSSSSSSSSAAPPLVQFLSKEGDQCNVYDGNWVWDESYPLYHSANCSFLDQGFRCFENGRPDSFYTKWRWHPKACNLPRFDATKMLETLRDKRLVFVGDSIGRNQWESLLCMLSSAVANKSKIYEVNGSPITKHTGFLSFMFEDYNCTVEYYRSTYLVVQGHPPPGAPEGVRLTLRLDHMDWTAHRWRDADVLIFNTGHWWNYEKTIKMGCYFQIGEEVNMNLTITDAFRISVETMIDWIAREVNMNKSYVLFRTYSPVHFRGGDWNTGGGCNSETLPDLGSLPAVSDSHSRTIVDVLSEHAGEPGHWCLPGVPDSWNEILYALLLKRNAPKFSQVSL; from the exons ATGTTAATGTTCACCACAAAACCCACCGATATGAGCAAGCCTTCAACTGAAACACCCAACACCCACTGCGATTTACTCACCAAGTTCAAGCGTTTCAAGCCTCTAGAACCTTCTCTTGGCATCGCTAGCTTCTTCTTGCTCACCCTCCTTGTCTTCCTCTCCTGCTTCTTCTACCTCGATTACAGAGGCTTACGCTCTTGGGGAACTACGCTTCTCGGTCTCCacctcccttcttcttcttcttcctcttcttccgcTGCTCCTCCACTGGTTCAGTTTCTCTCCAAAGAGGGCGATCAATGCAATGTTTATGATGGTAACTGGGTTTGGGATGAGTCCTACCCTCTCTACCACTCTGCCAATTGCTCCTTCCTTGATCAAGGTTTTCGTTGCTTTGAGAATGGAAGACCTGATTCCTTCTACACCAAATGGCGATGGCACCCCAAAGCTTGCAACTTGCCCAg ATTTGATGCAACAAAGATGTTGGAAACTCTACGCGATAAGCGGCTAGTTTTCGTTGGAGATTCAATTGGAAGGAACCAATGGGAATCGCttctttgcatgctttcttctgcCGTGGCAAACAAGAGTAAAATCTATGAAGTTAATGGGAGCCCAATCACAAAGCATACAGGCTTCTTGTCGTTTATGTTTGAAGATTACAACTGCACGGTTGAGTACTACAGATCGACGTATCTGGTCGTGCAGGGACATCCTCCTCCAGGAGCACCTGAAGGGGTGAGATTGACTTTGAGACTGGATCATATGGACTGGACTGCTCATCGGTGGAGAGATGCAGATGTGTTGATTTTCAATACCGGACATTGGTGGAACTATGAGAAGACTATTAAAAT GGGTTGTTACTTCCAAATAGGAGAGGAAGTGAACATGAATTTGACCATAACGGATGCGTTCAGAATATCGGTGGAGACGATGATTGATTGGATTGCCAGAGAAGTAAACATGAACAAATCTTATGTCCTCTTCCGAACTTATTCTCCTGTGCATTTCAG GGGTGGTGATTGGAACACCGGTGGTGGTTGTAACTCGGAAACACTGCCTGATTTAGGCTCATTGCCAGCAGTATCTGACAGTCATTCAAGAACCATTGTTGATGTCTTGTCAGAGCACGCCGGGGAACCGGGCCATTGGTGTTTGCCCGGTGTTCCTGATTCTTGGAATGAGATTCTCTATGCACTTCTTCTCAAGAGGAATGCACCAAAATTTTCCCAAGTTTCACTATAA
- the LOC107645167 gene encoding protein trichome birefringence-like 10 isoform X2 produces MLMFTTKPTDMSKPSTETPNTHCDLLTKFKRFKPLEPSLGIASFFLLTLLVFLSCFFYLDYRGLRSWGTTLLGLHLPSSSSSSSSAAPPLVQFLSKEGDQCNVYDGNWVWDESYPLYHSANCSFLDQGFRCFENGRPDSFYTKWRWHPKACNLPRFDATKMLETLRDKRLVFVGDSIGRNQWESLLCMLSSAVANKSKIYEVNGSPITKHTGFLSFMFEDYNCTVEYYRSTYLVVQGHPPPGAPEGVRLTLRLDHMDWTAHRWRDADVLIFNTGHWWNYEKTIKMGCYFQIGEEVNMNLTITDAFRISVETMIDWIAREVNMNKSYVLFRTYSPVHFRGGDWNTGGGCNSETLPDLGSLPAVSDSHSRTIVDVLSEHAGEPGHWL; encoded by the exons ATGTTAATGTTCACCACAAAACCCACCGATATGAGCAAGCCTTCAACTGAAACACCCAACACCCACTGCGATTTACTCACCAAGTTCAAGCGTTTCAAGCCTCTAGAACCTTCTCTTGGCATCGCTAGCTTCTTCTTGCTCACCCTCCTTGTCTTCCTCTCCTGCTTCTTCTACCTCGATTACAGAGGCTTACGCTCTTGGGGAACTACGCTTCTCGGTCTCCacctcccttcttcttcttcttcctcttcttccgcTGCTCCTCCACTGGTTCAGTTTCTCTCCAAAGAGGGCGATCAATGCAATGTTTATGATGGTAACTGGGTTTGGGATGAGTCCTACCCTCTCTACCACTCTGCCAATTGCTCCTTCCTTGATCAAGGTTTTCGTTGCTTTGAGAATGGAAGACCTGATTCCTTCTACACCAAATGGCGATGGCACCCCAAAGCTTGCAACTTGCCCAg ATTTGATGCAACAAAGATGTTGGAAACTCTACGCGATAAGCGGCTAGTTTTCGTTGGAGATTCAATTGGAAGGAACCAATGGGAATCGCttctttgcatgctttcttctgcCGTGGCAAACAAGAGTAAAATCTATGAAGTTAATGGGAGCCCAATCACAAAGCATACAGGCTTCTTGTCGTTTATGTTTGAAGATTACAACTGCACGGTTGAGTACTACAGATCGACGTATCTGGTCGTGCAGGGACATCCTCCTCCAGGAGCACCTGAAGGGGTGAGATTGACTTTGAGACTGGATCATATGGACTGGACTGCTCATCGGTGGAGAGATGCAGATGTGTTGATTTTCAATACCGGACATTGGTGGAACTATGAGAAGACTATTAAAAT GGGTTGTTACTTCCAAATAGGAGAGGAAGTGAACATGAATTTGACCATAACGGATGCGTTCAGAATATCGGTGGAGACGATGATTGATTGGATTGCCAGAGAAGTAAACATGAACAAATCTTATGTCCTCTTCCGAACTTATTCTCCTGTGCATTTCAG GGGTGGTGATTGGAACACCGGTGGTGGTTGTAACTCGGAAACACTGCCTGATTTAGGCTCATTGCCAGCAGTATCTGACAGTCATTCAAGAACCATTGTTGATGTCTTGTCAGAGCACGCCGGGGAACCGGGCCATTGGT tatga
- the LOC107645168 gene encoding basic helix-loop-helix protein A-like yields the protein MPSCSRVQSMLQAAVQSLHWTYTIFWQLSPQQRVLRWSDGFYNGEIKIRRTVEAIEANKSSSNNEEASLQRSNQLRDLYDLLLSDRHGDHVFAVDPPATPRPSTALSPEDLSESEWYYLMCVSFSFAPGVGLPGKAYARRQHVWLQGANETDTKTFSRAILAKSAHVKTVVCIPMLDGVVEVGTIDKVKEDINVIKHVKSFFIGDHHRPQPKHALSENSASNPITEEAQLLLDSETATLPQSKLKEPVVAEDGSRAGSPDDGSNRLNSAGLELLPPESAASLELLHGDEYDNNSEAETSHLCTEQEGHTHYSKTVSTILEGSSGHRPDAVCGLLSFQSAFATWSSRAYNCHQVTVVENPQRLLKNILFRVPYLHRKQNRHNSAETLEQLERTIMPSPQDDLISSHVAAERRRREKLNEKFITLRSLVPYVTKMDKASILGDTIEYVKQLHEKVKKLEEEDQRRRSGKKRKERAVEVSVIEGEILLEVECMNREGLLLDLMRTLKEVGIEVRGVKSSFKGDDERVFVVELRGKVKENGKRNNNNKKNKKISIVEVKKVLHNIINPHHHPL from the exons ATGCCAAGCTGTAGCAGGGTTCAAAGCATGCTGCAGGCTGCGGTTCAATCACTTCACTGGACTTACACCATCTTTTGGCAACTCTCTCCACAACAAAG AGTTCTAAGGTGGAGTGATGGATTCTACAATGGAGAAATTAAGATTAGGAGGACAGTTGAAGCAATAGAGGCTAACAAGAGTAGTAGTAATAATGAGGAGGCGTCTCTCCAGAGAAGCAACCAGCTTAGAGACCTCTATGACTTACTATTGTCTGATCGCCATGGAGACCACGTCTTCGCTGTTGATCCTCCGGCAACTCCGCGTCCTTCCACCGCTTTGTCGCCGGAGGATCTTAGCGAATCCGAATGGTACTATTTGATGTGTGTCTCCTTCTCCTTTGCTCCTGGTGTAGG GTTGCCGGGAAAGGCATATGCGAGGAGGCAGCATGTTTGGCTCCAAGGTGCAAACGAAACGGACACCAAGACATTTTCAAGAGCAATTCTTGCCAAG AGTGCTCATGTGAAG ACAGTGGTGTGCATTCCAATGTTGGATGGCGTCGTTGAAGTCGGCACCATTGATAAG GTAAAAGAAGACATCAACGTAATCAAACATGTAAAGAGCTTCTTCATAGGAGATCACCACCGTCCCCAACCAAAGCATGCCCTATCTGAAAACTCTGCCTCCAATCCCATTAcagaagaagctcaattattaTTGGATTCAGAAACAGCAACCCTCCCACAAAGCAAGCTTAAGGAGCCGGTCGTGGCAGAGGACGGTAGCCGAGCCGGATCGCCGGATGATGGCTCCAATCGGCTGAACTCAGCCGGGTTGGAGCTGCTTCCACCAGAATCAGCAGCTTCACTAG AACTACTACATGGTGATGAGTATGATAATAACTCAGAGGCCGAGACATCTCACCTATGTACGGAGCAAG AAGGCCACACACACTACTCTAAAACGGTGTCCACCATCCTTGAAGGCAGCTCCGGCCATCGGCCGGATGCTGTTTGCGGCTTATTGTCCTTCCAATCAGCTTTTGCCACGTGGAGCAGCCGTGCTTATAACTGCCACCAGGTGACGGTGGTTGAAAACCCCCAACGGCTCCTCAAGAACATATTGTTTAGGGTTCCATACTTGCATCGCAAGCAAAACCGCCACAATTCAGCAGAAACCCTAGAACAATTGGAAAGAACGATAATGCCTTCTCCACAAGATGACCTAATCAGCAGCCACGTGGCAGCGGAGCGGCGGCGTCGCGAAAAGCTGAACGAGAAGTTCATCACGTTAAGGTCGTTGGTACCATATGTGACGAAAATGGACAAGGCTTCTATATTAGGAGACACAATTGAGTACGTGAAACAGTTGCACGAGAAGGTGAAGAAGCTGGAGGAGGAAGATCAACGGCGGAGAAGTGGAAAGAAGAGGAAGGAGAGGGCGGTGGAGGTTTCGGTGATAGAGGGTGAGATTTTGTTGGAGGTGGAGTGTATGAATAGGGAAGGGTTGTTGCTTGATTTGATGAGAACATTGAAGGAGGTGGGAATAGAGGTGAGAGGGGTAAAATCGTCATTTAAGGGTGATGATGAAAGGGTGTTTGTGGTGGAGTTAAGAGGCAAggtgaaagaaaatggaaaaaggaataataataataagaagaataagaagattaGCATCGTGGAAGTGAAGAAGGTCCTTCATAACATTATAAACCCTCATCATCATCCACTATAA
- the LOC107645166 gene encoding aluminum-activated malate transporter 2-like, which translates to MEATTTTTTTTTTSTTTHHVISIVNGGEESVGENNNSKEKSRVGKLLSLVHIASCCCYVNLDTRKTIHSIKVGVSLVLVSLFYLLNPLFDQVGENAMWAIMTVVVTFEFYPGATLGKGINRGLGTILGGAMGVLTAIFAQTIGGIANSITIAILIFVSGSVATYFRLVPSIKKRYDYGVMIFILTFNLVAVSGVRVEDPVWEIARQRLLTILMGFIVCLCVNIFVFPLWASDELHHSLVTTFFNLANTIQRCLLEEEEDAKFVTEKEKEKEKESSSAVNNKFSLCNSVLDSKSKHELLANFAKWEPWHGKFGFSYPWEKYLKIGQVLRELAAFILTVGNCLQASKQAMALLRESHSIQLESWEAIGSKVSWALRELGDSMKEMRKLEDDSNSISTKLKAAKAELSLVISMSKVSSLDNGEVLAIASFVLLLSQVLDKVDQLVKEVDELGHLAAFPTH; encoded by the exons atggaagcaacaacaacaactactactactactactactagtaCTACTACTCATCATGTAATATCTATTGTGAATGGAGGAGAAGAGAGTGTTGGTGAGAATAATAATAGTAAGGAAAAGAGTAGAGTAGGGAAGTTGTTATCTCTTGTCCACATTGCTAGTTGTTGTTGCTATGTGAATTTGGACACAAGGAAGACAATCCACAGCATCAAAGTGGGAGTTTCATTGGTTTTGGTGTCACTATTTTACCTCTTGAACCCTCTCTTTGATCAAGTTGGAGAAAATGCAATGTGGGCTATCATGACTGTTGTTGTCACCTTTGAGTTCTATCCag GAGCAACACTGGGAAAGGGCATCAACCGTGGATTGGGAACTATATTAGGAGGTGCAATGGGTGTCCTAACAGCAATTTTTGCCCAAACCATTGGAGGGATTGCTAACTCTATTACCATCGCTATTCTTATTTTTGTCTCCG GATCAGTTGCTACATATTTTCGACTGGTTCCAAGCATAAAGAAAAGATACGACTATGGAGTGATGATATTCATACTCACATTCAACCTGGTAGCGGTGTCTGGAGTGCGTGTTGAAGACCCTGTTTGGGAAATAGCACGTCAGCGTCTCTTAACCATTCTCATGGGTTTCATAGTCTGTCTTTGTGTCAACATCTTCGTTTTTCCCTTGTGGGCCAGTGACGAACTTCATCATTCTCTTGTAACTACCTTTTTCAACCTTGCCAACACAATTCAACGGTGTTtgctggaagaagaagaagatgccaAATTCGttactgaaaaagaaaaagaaaaagaaaaggaatcaTCATCCGCTGTTAATAACAAATTCTCTCTTTGTAATTCTGTCTTGGACTCCAAGTCAAAACATGAACTATTG GCAAATTTCGCAAAATGGGAACCTTGGCATGGGAAATTCGGATTTTCGTACCCTTGGGAGAAGTACTTGAAGATTGGACAAGTTCTTCGAGAACTTGCTGCATTTATTCTTACAGTTGGAAATTGCCTTCAAGCATCAAAACAG GCCATGGCATTATTGAGGGAATCACATTCAATCCAATTAGAATCATGGGAAGCAATTGGGTCAAAGGTTTCATGGGCTCTTAGAGAACTTGGAGATAGCATGAAAGAAATGAGGAAATTGGAGGATGATAGCAATAGCATTTCCACAAAGTTGAAAGCAGCAAAAGCAGAACTAAGCCTTGTAATCTCCATGTCCAAGGTTTCATCTCTTGATAATGGCGAAGTTCTAGCAATTGCAAGCTTTGTGTTATTGCTCTCTCAAGTGTTGGACAAGGTTGACCAATTGGTCAAAGAAGTTGATGAACTTGGACATCTTGCTGCTTTTCCTACTCATTAA